The Pelecanus crispus isolate bPelCri1 chromosome 7, bPelCri1.pri, whole genome shotgun sequence genome includes a window with the following:
- the CPLX3 gene encoding complexin-3 produces the protein MAFMVKSMVGGQLKNLTGGLGGEEKSESEKSPAEAQGMTREEYEEYQRQLVEEKMERDAQFAQRKAERATFRSHFRDKYRLPKNETDDNQIQLVGGDVELPKELAKMIEQDNEEEEEKNSVIGQLSNIQNLDLDSLKDKASATLEDLKQSAEKCSVM, from the exons ATGGCATTCATGGTGAAGAGCATGGTGGGGGGGCAGCTGAAGAACCTGACGGGTGGCCTGGGCGGCGAGGAGAAGAGCGAGAGCGAGAAGTCTCCAGCCGAGGCACAGGGCATGACCCGTGAGGAGTACGAGGAATATCAGCGGCAGCTGGTAGAGGAGAA GATGGAGAGAGATGCCCAGTTTGCCCAGCGCAAGGCGGAGAGGGCCACGTTCAGGTCCCACTTCCGAGACAAGTACAGGCTCCCCAAG AACGAAACGGATGACAACCAGATCCAGCTGGTGGGAGGTGACGTGGAGCTGCCCAAAGAGCTGGCCAAGATGATCGAGCAGGACaacgaggaggaggaagagaagaactCGGTTATTGGCCAGCTCAGCAACATCCAGAACCTGGACCTTGATTCCTTGAAAGATAAAGCTTCGGCCACACTAGAGGACCTGAAGCAATCGGCTGAGAAATGCTCTGTGATGTGA
- the CSK gene encoding tyrosine-protein kinase CSK isoform X4, with product MSGMQAVWPSGTECIAKYNFHGTAEQDLPFSKGDVLTIVAVTKDPNWYKAKNKITREQAERLLYPPETGLFLVRESTNYPGDYTLCVSCEGKVEHYRIIYSSSKLSIDEEVYFENLMQLVEHYTTDADGLCTRLIKPKVMEGTVAAQDEFSRSGWALNMKDLKLLQIIGKGEFGDVMLGDYRGNKVAVKCIKNDATAQAFLAEASVMTQLRHSNLVQLLGVIVEEKSGLYIVTEYMAKGSLVDYLRSRGRSVLGADCLLKFSLDVCEAMEYLEANNFVHRDLAARNVLVSEDNIAKVSDFGLTKEASSTQDTGKLPVKWTAPEALREKKFSTKSDVWSFGILLWEIYSFGRVPYPRIPLKDVVPRVEKGYKMDAPDGCPAVVYEVMKKCWTLDPGHRPSFHQLREQLVHIKEKELYL from the exons ATGTCAGGGATGCAG GCCGTTTGGCCATCCGGTACAGAATGTATTGCCAAATACAACTTCCACGGTACCGCCGAGCAGGACCTGCCCTTCAGCAAAGGAGACGTCCTTACCATTGTTGCTGTCACCAAG gatCCCAATTGGTACAAGGCAAAGAACAAG ATCACGCGGGAGCAGGCGGAGCGGCTGCTGTACCCACCCGAGACGGGGCTTTTCCTGGTGCGGGAGAGCACCAACTACCCCGGGGACTACACACTGTGCGTCAGCTGCGAGGGGAAGGTGGAGCACTACCGCATCATTTACTCCTCCAGCAAGCTGAGCATCGATGAGGAGGTCTACTTCGAAAACCTCATGCAGCTGGTGGAG CATTACACCACGGACGCAGACGGGCTCTGCACCCGCCTCATCAAACCGAAGGTCATGGAGGGGACGGTGGCAGCGCAGGACGAGTTCTCCCGCA GCGGCTGGGCCCTCAACATGAAGGACCTCAAGTTGCTGCAGATCATTGGCAAAGGGGAATTCGGAG ACGTGATGCTGGGGGATTACCGAGGGAACAAAGTCGCCGTGAAGTGCATTAAAAACGATGCCACAGCGCAAGCCTTTCTGGCAGAGGCGTCTGTGATGAC GCAGCTCCGACACAGCAACCTGGTGCAGCTCCTGGGGGTGATCGTGGAGGAGAAGAGCGGCCTTTACATCGTCACCGAGTACATGGCCAAG gGCAGCCTAGTAGACTACCTGCGGTCGCGCGGTCGGTCGGTCCTCGGTGCAGACTGCCTACTGAAGTTCTCCTT AGATGTCTGTGAAGCCATGGAGTACCTGGAAGCCAACAACTTTGTCCACCGAGACCTGGCGGCGAGGAACGTCCTGGTCTCAGAGGACAACATCGCGAAGGTCAGCGATTTTGGGCTGACCAAAGAAGCCTCCTCCACGCAGGACACAGGGAAGTTGCCTGTGAAGTGGACGGCGCCAGAAGCACTTAGAGAAAAG AAATTCTCCACCAAGTCGGACGTGTGGAGCTTCGGGATCCTCCTCTGGGAAATCTACTCCTTCGGGCGAGTGCCTTATCCGAGAATC CCCCTGAAGGACGTGGTACCCCGTGTGGAGAAGGGCTATAAGATGGATGCTCCCGATGGCTGTCCTGCCGTCGTCTACGAGGTGATGAAGAAGTGCTGGACCCTGGACCCTGGCCACCGACCGTCCTTCCACCAGCTCCGCGAACAGCTAGTGCATATCAAAGAGAAGGAGCTCTACCTGTGA
- the CSK gene encoding tyrosine-protein kinase CSK isoform X3 — protein MSGMQAVWPSGTECIAKYNFHGTAEQDLPFSKGDVLTIVAVTKDPNWYKAKNKVGREGIIPANYVQKREGVKAGIKLSLMPWFHGKITREQAERLLYPPETGLFLVRESTNYPGDYTLCVSCEGKVEHYRIIYSSSKLSIDEEVYFENLMQLVEHYTTDADGLCTRLIKPKVMEGTVAAQDEFSRSGWALNMKDLKLLQIIGKGEFGDVMLGDYRGNKVAVKCIKNDATAQAFLAEASVMTQLRHSNLVQLLGVIVEEKSGLYIVTEYMAKGSLVDYLRSRGRSVLGADCLLKFSLDVCEAMEYLEANNFVHRDLAARNVLVSEDNIAKDTGKLPVKWTAPEALREKKFSTKSDVWSFGILLWEIYSFGRVPYPRIPLKDVVPRVEKGYKMDAPDGCPAVVYEVMKKCWTLDPGHRPSFHQLREQLVHIKEKELYL, from the exons ATGTCAGGGATGCAG GCCGTTTGGCCATCCGGTACAGAATGTATTGCCAAATACAACTTCCACGGTACCGCCGAGCAGGACCTGCCCTTCAGCAAAGGAGACGTCCTTACCATTGTTGCTGTCACCAAG gatCCCAATTGGTACAAGGCAAAGAACAAGGTGGGCCGGGAGGGCATCATCCCTGCTAACTACGTGCAGAAGCGGGAAGGAGTGAAAGCTGGGATCAAACTCAGCCTCATGCC GTGGTTTCACGGGAAGATCACGCGGGAGCAGGCGGAGCGGCTGCTGTACCCACCCGAGACGGGGCTTTTCCTGGTGCGGGAGAGCACCAACTACCCCGGGGACTACACACTGTGCGTCAGCTGCGAGGGGAAGGTGGAGCACTACCGCATCATTTACTCCTCCAGCAAGCTGAGCATCGATGAGGAGGTCTACTTCGAAAACCTCATGCAGCTGGTGGAG CATTACACCACGGACGCAGACGGGCTCTGCACCCGCCTCATCAAACCGAAGGTCATGGAGGGGACGGTGGCAGCGCAGGACGAGTTCTCCCGCA GCGGCTGGGCCCTCAACATGAAGGACCTCAAGTTGCTGCAGATCATTGGCAAAGGGGAATTCGGAG ACGTGATGCTGGGGGATTACCGAGGGAACAAAGTCGCCGTGAAGTGCATTAAAAACGATGCCACAGCGCAAGCCTTTCTGGCAGAGGCGTCTGTGATGAC GCAGCTCCGACACAGCAACCTGGTGCAGCTCCTGGGGGTGATCGTGGAGGAGAAGAGCGGCCTTTACATCGTCACCGAGTACATGGCCAAG gGCAGCCTAGTAGACTACCTGCGGTCGCGCGGTCGGTCGGTCCTCGGTGCAGACTGCCTACTGAAGTTCTCCTT AGATGTCTGTGAAGCCATGGAGTACCTGGAAGCCAACAACTTTGTCCACCGAGACCTGGCGGCGAGGAACGTCCTGGTCTCAGAGGACAACATCGCGAAG GACACAGGGAAGTTGCCTGTGAAGTGGACGGCGCCAGAAGCACTTAGAGAAAAG AAATTCTCCACCAAGTCGGACGTGTGGAGCTTCGGGATCCTCCTCTGGGAAATCTACTCCTTCGGGCGAGTGCCTTATCCGAGAATC CCCCTGAAGGACGTGGTACCCCGTGTGGAGAAGGGCTATAAGATGGATGCTCCCGATGGCTGTCCTGCCGTCGTCTACGAGGTGATGAAGAAGTGCTGGACCCTGGACCCTGGCCACCGACCGTCCTTCCACCAGCTCCGCGAACAGCTAGTGCATATCAAAGAGAAGGAGCTCTACCTGTGA
- the CSK gene encoding tyrosine-protein kinase CSK isoform X1, with amino-acid sequence MSGMQAVWPSGTECIAKYNFHGTAEQDLPFSKGDVLTIVAVTKDPNWYKAKNKVGREGIIPANYVQKREGVKAGIKLSLMPWFHGKITREQAERLLYPPETGLFLVRESTNYPGDYTLCVSCEGKVEHYRIIYSSSKLSIDEEVYFENLMQLVEHYTTDADGLCTRLIKPKVMEGTVAAQDEFSRSGWALNMKDLKLLQIIGKGEFGDVMLGDYRGNKVAVKCIKNDATAQAFLAEASVMTQLRHSNLVQLLGVIVEEKSGLYIVTEYMAKGSLVDYLRSRGRSVLGADCLLKFSLDVCEAMEYLEANNFVHRDLAARNVLVSEDNIAKVSDFGLTKEASSTQDTGKLPVKWTAPEALREKKFSTKSDVWSFGILLWEIYSFGRVPYPRIPLKDVVPRVEKGYKMDAPDGCPAVVYEVMKKCWTLDPGHRPSFHQLREQLVHIKEKELYL; translated from the exons ATGTCAGGGATGCAG GCCGTTTGGCCATCCGGTACAGAATGTATTGCCAAATACAACTTCCACGGTACCGCCGAGCAGGACCTGCCCTTCAGCAAAGGAGACGTCCTTACCATTGTTGCTGTCACCAAG gatCCCAATTGGTACAAGGCAAAGAACAAGGTGGGCCGGGAGGGCATCATCCCTGCTAACTACGTGCAGAAGCGGGAAGGAGTGAAAGCTGGGATCAAACTCAGCCTCATGCC GTGGTTTCACGGGAAGATCACGCGGGAGCAGGCGGAGCGGCTGCTGTACCCACCCGAGACGGGGCTTTTCCTGGTGCGGGAGAGCACCAACTACCCCGGGGACTACACACTGTGCGTCAGCTGCGAGGGGAAGGTGGAGCACTACCGCATCATTTACTCCTCCAGCAAGCTGAGCATCGATGAGGAGGTCTACTTCGAAAACCTCATGCAGCTGGTGGAG CATTACACCACGGACGCAGACGGGCTCTGCACCCGCCTCATCAAACCGAAGGTCATGGAGGGGACGGTGGCAGCGCAGGACGAGTTCTCCCGCA GCGGCTGGGCCCTCAACATGAAGGACCTCAAGTTGCTGCAGATCATTGGCAAAGGGGAATTCGGAG ACGTGATGCTGGGGGATTACCGAGGGAACAAAGTCGCCGTGAAGTGCATTAAAAACGATGCCACAGCGCAAGCCTTTCTGGCAGAGGCGTCTGTGATGAC GCAGCTCCGACACAGCAACCTGGTGCAGCTCCTGGGGGTGATCGTGGAGGAGAAGAGCGGCCTTTACATCGTCACCGAGTACATGGCCAAG gGCAGCCTAGTAGACTACCTGCGGTCGCGCGGTCGGTCGGTCCTCGGTGCAGACTGCCTACTGAAGTTCTCCTT AGATGTCTGTGAAGCCATGGAGTACCTGGAAGCCAACAACTTTGTCCACCGAGACCTGGCGGCGAGGAACGTCCTGGTCTCAGAGGACAACATCGCGAAGGTCAGCGATTTTGGGCTGACCAAAGAAGCCTCCTCCACGCAGGACACAGGGAAGTTGCCTGTGAAGTGGACGGCGCCAGAAGCACTTAGAGAAAAG AAATTCTCCACCAAGTCGGACGTGTGGAGCTTCGGGATCCTCCTCTGGGAAATCTACTCCTTCGGGCGAGTGCCTTATCCGAGAATC CCCCTGAAGGACGTGGTACCCCGTGTGGAGAAGGGCTATAAGATGGATGCTCCCGATGGCTGTCCTGCCGTCGTCTACGAGGTGATGAAGAAGTGCTGGACCCTGGACCCTGGCCACCGACCGTCCTTCCACCAGCTCCGCGAACAGCTAGTGCATATCAAAGAGAAGGAGCTCTACCTGTGA
- the ULK3 gene encoding LOW QUALITY PROTEIN: serine/threonine-protein kinase ULK3 (The sequence of the model RefSeq protein was modified relative to this genomic sequence to represent the inferred CDS: deleted 1 base in 1 codon) has protein sequence MAGAGWAPPRLDEFILTERLGAGTYATVYKAYRKRNTREVVAIKCVSKRSLNRASVENLLTEIEILKTIRHPHIVELKDFQWDSDHIYLIMEFCAGGDLSRFIRMRRILPEKVARVFLQQLACALKFLHDHNISHLDLKPQNILLSAPENPQLKLADFGFAQHMSPWDEKHVLRGSPLYMAPEMVCRQQYDARVDLWSVGVILYEALFGRPPFASRSFAELEEKIRSNRAVELPSRPLLSLECRDLLGQLLERDPLKRISFESFFTHPFVDMEHVPGPESLCKATNLVVEAVKKDQEGDASAALSLYCKALEYFVPALHYESDARRKEAIRAKVGQYISRAEELKALVTSSSKSLLQQGNPARELLKEMAKDKPRLCAALEMASAAIAKEEEGKDDGDTLELYQQSLGDLLLLLAAEPAGRRRELLHAEIQTLMARAEYLKDQIKVRLLGGTLERACRGFTGWKTLLSPGRCGRRSPWARRHWQSLSGAPVPCSDAREPAGGMQLTALALLCKEMPSVGWRKDEAFVSTASG, from the exons atGGCCGGGGCCGGCTGGGCCCCGCCGCGCTTGGACGAGTTCATCCTCACCGAGCGCCTCGGCGCTGGCACCTACGCCACCGTCTACAAGGCCTACAGGAAG AGGAACACGCGCGAGGTGGTGGCCATCAAGTGTGTGAGCAAGCGGAGCCTCAACCGGGCGTCAGTGGAGAACCTGCTGACGGAGATCGAGATCCTGAAGACCATCCGCCACCCGCACATCGTGGAGCTCAAGGACTTccag TGGGACAGTGACCACATCTACCTGATCATGGAGTTCTGTGCTGGGGGGGACCTCTCCCGCTTCATCCGGATGCGCAGGATCCTCCCCGAGAAGGTGGCACGTGTCTTCCTACAGCAGCTTG CCTGTGCCCTGAAGTTTCTCCAtgaccacaacatctcccacctGGATCTTAAGCCACAGAACATCCTCCTGAGCGCCCCGGAGAACCCCCAGCTGAAGCTGGCAG ATTTTGGATTTGCGCAGCACATGTCGCCATGGGATGAGAAGCACGTTCTGCGGGGCTCCCCACTCTACATGGCCCCCGAGATGGTGTGCCGCCAGCAGTACGATGCCCGGGTGGACCTGTGGTCGGTGGGCGTCATCCTTTATG AAGCGCTTTTCGGGAGGCCACCCTTTGCCTCCCGCTCCTTTgctgagctggaggagaagaTCCGCAGCAACCGGGCTGTTGAG ctgcccagccggcccctgctctccctggaGTGCCGGGATCTCTTAGGACAGCTCTTGGAGAGGGACCCTTTGAAACGCATCTCCTTTGAGAGTTTCTTCACCCACCCTTTCGTGGATATGGAGCACGTCCCTGGCCCCGAGAGCCTCTGCAAGGCG ACCAACCTGGTGGTGGAGGCGGTGAAGAAGGATCAGGAGGGGGATGCCTCTGCTGCCCTCTCCCTCTACTGCAAAGCCCTGGAGTATTTTGTGCCAGCTCTGCACT ATGAAAGTGATGCTCGCCGGAAAGAAGCCATCCGTGCCAAG gtgGGGCAGTACATCTCCCGAGCGGAGGAGCTGAAGGCATTGGTCACCTCCAGCAGCAAGAGCCTCCTGCAGCAAGGGAACCCAGCCAGAGAGCTCCTTAAAG AGATGGCCAAGGACAAGCCTCGGCTCTGCGCTGCGCTGGAAATGGCTTCCGCCGCCATCGCCAAG gaggaggaaggcaaagaTGATGGTGACACCCTGGAGCTTTACCAGCAGAGCCTGGGGgacctgctgctcctcctggccg cGGAGCCTGCAGGGAGGCGACGGGAGCTGCTCCACGCAGAG ATCCAGACCCTGATGGCCCGTGCTGAGTACCTGAAAGATCAGATAAAGGTACGGCTA TTGGGAGGGACTCTGGAGCGTGCTTGTCGGGGGTTTACAGGCTGGAAAACACTCCTCTCCCCTGGTAGATGCGGGAGGCGCAGTCCATGGGCAAGGAGGCACTGGCAGAGCCTGTCCGGAGCA CCTGTACCTTGCAGTGATGCCCGGGAGCCAGCCGGCGGGATGCAGCTCACCGCCCTGGCACTGCTGTGCAAAGAGATGCCATCGGTGGGGTGGAGGAAAGATGAGGCTTTCGTCTCAACTGCATCGGGGTAA
- the CSK gene encoding tyrosine-protein kinase CSK isoform X2, translated as MSGMQAVWPSGTECIAKYNFHGTAEQDLPFSKGDVLTIVAVTKDPNWYKAKNKVGREGIIPANYVQKREGVKAGIKLSLMPWFHGKITREQAERLLYPPETGLFLVRESTNYPGDYTLCVSCEGKVEHYRIIYSSSKLSIDEEVYFENLMQLVEHYTTDADGLCTRLIKPKVMEGTVAAQDEFSRGWALNMKDLKLLQIIGKGEFGDVMLGDYRGNKVAVKCIKNDATAQAFLAEASVMTQLRHSNLVQLLGVIVEEKSGLYIVTEYMAKGSLVDYLRSRGRSVLGADCLLKFSLDVCEAMEYLEANNFVHRDLAARNVLVSEDNIAKVSDFGLTKEASSTQDTGKLPVKWTAPEALREKKFSTKSDVWSFGILLWEIYSFGRVPYPRIPLKDVVPRVEKGYKMDAPDGCPAVVYEVMKKCWTLDPGHRPSFHQLREQLVHIKEKELYL; from the exons ATGTCAGGGATGCAG GCCGTTTGGCCATCCGGTACAGAATGTATTGCCAAATACAACTTCCACGGTACCGCCGAGCAGGACCTGCCCTTCAGCAAAGGAGACGTCCTTACCATTGTTGCTGTCACCAAG gatCCCAATTGGTACAAGGCAAAGAACAAGGTGGGCCGGGAGGGCATCATCCCTGCTAACTACGTGCAGAAGCGGGAAGGAGTGAAAGCTGGGATCAAACTCAGCCTCATGCC GTGGTTTCACGGGAAGATCACGCGGGAGCAGGCGGAGCGGCTGCTGTACCCACCCGAGACGGGGCTTTTCCTGGTGCGGGAGAGCACCAACTACCCCGGGGACTACACACTGTGCGTCAGCTGCGAGGGGAAGGTGGAGCACTACCGCATCATTTACTCCTCCAGCAAGCTGAGCATCGATGAGGAGGTCTACTTCGAAAACCTCATGCAGCTGGTGGAG CATTACACCACGGACGCAGACGGGCTCTGCACCCGCCTCATCAAACCGAAGGTCATGGAGGGGACGGTGGCAGCGCAGGACGAGTTCTCCC GCGGCTGGGCCCTCAACATGAAGGACCTCAAGTTGCTGCAGATCATTGGCAAAGGGGAATTCGGAG ACGTGATGCTGGGGGATTACCGAGGGAACAAAGTCGCCGTGAAGTGCATTAAAAACGATGCCACAGCGCAAGCCTTTCTGGCAGAGGCGTCTGTGATGAC GCAGCTCCGACACAGCAACCTGGTGCAGCTCCTGGGGGTGATCGTGGAGGAGAAGAGCGGCCTTTACATCGTCACCGAGTACATGGCCAAG gGCAGCCTAGTAGACTACCTGCGGTCGCGCGGTCGGTCGGTCCTCGGTGCAGACTGCCTACTGAAGTTCTCCTT AGATGTCTGTGAAGCCATGGAGTACCTGGAAGCCAACAACTTTGTCCACCGAGACCTGGCGGCGAGGAACGTCCTGGTCTCAGAGGACAACATCGCGAAGGTCAGCGATTTTGGGCTGACCAAAGAAGCCTCCTCCACGCAGGACACAGGGAAGTTGCCTGTGAAGTGGACGGCGCCAGAAGCACTTAGAGAAAAG AAATTCTCCACCAAGTCGGACGTGTGGAGCTTCGGGATCCTCCTCTGGGAAATCTACTCCTTCGGGCGAGTGCCTTATCCGAGAATC CCCCTGAAGGACGTGGTACCCCGTGTGGAGAAGGGCTATAAGATGGATGCTCCCGATGGCTGTCCTGCCGTCGTCTACGAGGTGATGAAGAAGTGCTGGACCCTGGACCCTGGCCACCGACCGTCCTTCCACCAGCTCCGCGAACAGCTAGTGCATATCAAAGAGAAGGAGCTCTACCTGTGA
- the CSK gene encoding tyrosine-protein kinase CSK isoform X5: MSGMQAVWPSGTECIAKYNFHGTAEQDLPFSKGDVLTIVAVTKITREQAERLLYPPETGLFLVRESTNYPGDYTLCVSCEGKVEHYRIIYSSSKLSIDEEVYFENLMQLVEHYTTDADGLCTRLIKPKVMEGTVAAQDEFSRSGWALNMKDLKLLQIIGKGEFGDVMLGDYRGNKVAVKCIKNDATAQAFLAEASVMTQLRHSNLVQLLGVIVEEKSGLYIVTEYMAKGSLVDYLRSRGRSVLGADCLLKFSLDVCEAMEYLEANNFVHRDLAARNVLVSEDNIAKVSDFGLTKEASSTQDTGKLPVKWTAPEALREKKFSTKSDVWSFGILLWEIYSFGRVPYPRIPLKDVVPRVEKGYKMDAPDGCPAVVYEVMKKCWTLDPGHRPSFHQLREQLVHIKEKELYL; this comes from the exons ATGTCAGGGATGCAG GCCGTTTGGCCATCCGGTACAGAATGTATTGCCAAATACAACTTCCACGGTACCGCCGAGCAGGACCTGCCCTTCAGCAAAGGAGACGTCCTTACCATTGTTGCTGTCACCAAG ATCACGCGGGAGCAGGCGGAGCGGCTGCTGTACCCACCCGAGACGGGGCTTTTCCTGGTGCGGGAGAGCACCAACTACCCCGGGGACTACACACTGTGCGTCAGCTGCGAGGGGAAGGTGGAGCACTACCGCATCATTTACTCCTCCAGCAAGCTGAGCATCGATGAGGAGGTCTACTTCGAAAACCTCATGCAGCTGGTGGAG CATTACACCACGGACGCAGACGGGCTCTGCACCCGCCTCATCAAACCGAAGGTCATGGAGGGGACGGTGGCAGCGCAGGACGAGTTCTCCCGCA GCGGCTGGGCCCTCAACATGAAGGACCTCAAGTTGCTGCAGATCATTGGCAAAGGGGAATTCGGAG ACGTGATGCTGGGGGATTACCGAGGGAACAAAGTCGCCGTGAAGTGCATTAAAAACGATGCCACAGCGCAAGCCTTTCTGGCAGAGGCGTCTGTGATGAC GCAGCTCCGACACAGCAACCTGGTGCAGCTCCTGGGGGTGATCGTGGAGGAGAAGAGCGGCCTTTACATCGTCACCGAGTACATGGCCAAG gGCAGCCTAGTAGACTACCTGCGGTCGCGCGGTCGGTCGGTCCTCGGTGCAGACTGCCTACTGAAGTTCTCCTT AGATGTCTGTGAAGCCATGGAGTACCTGGAAGCCAACAACTTTGTCCACCGAGACCTGGCGGCGAGGAACGTCCTGGTCTCAGAGGACAACATCGCGAAGGTCAGCGATTTTGGGCTGACCAAAGAAGCCTCCTCCACGCAGGACACAGGGAAGTTGCCTGTGAAGTGGACGGCGCCAGAAGCACTTAGAGAAAAG AAATTCTCCACCAAGTCGGACGTGTGGAGCTTCGGGATCCTCCTCTGGGAAATCTACTCCTTCGGGCGAGTGCCTTATCCGAGAATC CCCCTGAAGGACGTGGTACCCCGTGTGGAGAAGGGCTATAAGATGGATGCTCCCGATGGCTGTCCTGCCGTCGTCTACGAGGTGATGAAGAAGTGCTGGACCCTGGACCCTGGCCACCGACCGTCCTTCCACCAGCTCCGCGAACAGCTAGTGCATATCAAAGAGAAGGAGCTCTACCTGTGA